The proteins below are encoded in one region of Sphingobium sp. CR2-8:
- a CDS encoding TonB-dependent siderophore receptor, giving the protein MYAENSRLRAGASSLALILAATVAMPAFADAAADAGPQDVSSSEITVLGTRSEDYKVDQLTTATRTGTSIMDVPQSIQFVPRDVIDDQQILDLTSALRNVSGIQAGTDAGNRSESFTIRGFRSSYYAIDSIMLSPAIETNDSYRDLANVERIEVLKGPASVLYGRGDPGGLINIVTKQPRFERGMNFSVQGGSNDFMRGQVDVTGPVDAAKTLAVRFIAAAQTGDTFRDVFQPYRRQFLSGSVLWEPTDRTRVIASLTYAHQKNQTDRGIVATADADGGLVVNLPRERFLGEAWATTESSRYEFNYRIEHELTDWLTVRQIGHYDEGKLNLFGINYGTTVAVNGITGARTVSRTAVEQHENNHNYDAQADMVARFSTGGIGHTVVFGGEYVKSYRFRTFARATLAAINIDDPVYGATPGTFVPAADREVQSKSLSGYLQDQIDIGDKINLLAGVRYDHAQQSDHGTTDYASDDKAWSPRVGVVFKPVPNVSLFADFTRSFQSKPEPTIDGKPIDPEKGKQYEAGIKAELFGGRLAFTLSVYQLTRENVTQQDPNNVGYNINAGVQRSQGVEFDMSGAITPSIKIIANAAYTDATVRSSTDYARGNKLIGVPKWSGSLWVTLEPVDGPLSRFGFGGGVIAASNRMGNLENSFSVGGYTRFDSSLWYKLADKVRLTVNVKNITNEYYISSTVSRAQITPGEGRSFLLGLSGGF; this is encoded by the coding sequence ATGTACGCTGAGAATTCCCGCCTCAGGGCCGGGGCGAGTTCGCTTGCCCTCATTCTGGCCGCGACTGTCGCCATGCCCGCTTTCGCTGACGCCGCCGCCGACGCTGGACCGCAGGATGTCAGTTCTTCCGAAATCACTGTGCTCGGCACCCGCAGTGAGGATTACAAGGTCGATCAGCTGACCACCGCCACGCGCACCGGCACCAGCATCATGGATGTGCCGCAGTCGATCCAGTTCGTGCCCCGCGACGTTATCGACGATCAGCAGATCCTCGACCTCACCAGCGCGCTGCGCAATGTCAGCGGCATCCAGGCGGGCACCGACGCGGGCAATCGCTCGGAGAGTTTCACCATCCGCGGCTTCCGCTCATCGTATTACGCCATCGACTCGATCATGCTCAGTCCGGCGATCGAAACCAACGACAGCTACCGCGACCTCGCTAACGTGGAGCGCATCGAGGTGCTCAAGGGCCCGGCCTCGGTACTTTACGGGCGCGGCGATCCGGGCGGCCTCATCAACATCGTCACCAAGCAGCCGCGCTTCGAGCGGGGGATGAACTTCTCCGTGCAGGGCGGCAGCAACGACTTCATGCGCGGGCAGGTGGACGTTACCGGCCCAGTGGACGCGGCCAAGACGCTGGCAGTGCGCTTCATCGCCGCCGCGCAGACCGGCGATACTTTCCGGGACGTGTTCCAGCCCTACCGTCGCCAGTTCCTGTCCGGCTCAGTGCTGTGGGAGCCCACCGATCGCACCCGCGTCATCGCCAGCCTTACCTATGCGCATCAGAAGAACCAGACCGATCGCGGCATCGTGGCCACTGCCGACGCCGACGGCGGCCTCGTCGTCAACCTCCCCCGCGAGCGGTTCCTAGGCGAAGCCTGGGCGACCACCGAATCCAGCCGCTACGAATTCAACTACCGCATCGAGCATGAACTGACCGACTGGTTGACCGTCCGGCAGATCGGTCACTACGATGAGGGCAAGCTCAACCTGTTCGGCATCAACTACGGCACCACCGTCGCGGTGAATGGCATCACGGGCGCGCGTACCGTCTCCCGCACCGCTGTTGAGCAGCACGAGAACAACCACAACTACGATGCGCAGGCGGACATGGTCGCACGCTTCTCCACCGGCGGCATCGGGCACACCGTGGTGTTCGGCGGCGAGTATGTGAAGTCCTACCGCTTCCGAACATTCGCGCGCGCCACGCTGGCCGCGATCAACATCGACGATCCGGTCTACGGCGCGACGCCGGGAACGTTCGTTCCCGCTGCCGACCGCGAGGTGCAGTCCAAGTCGCTGTCGGGCTACTTGCAGGACCAGATCGACATCGGGGACAAGATCAACCTGCTGGCCGGCGTGCGCTACGACCACGCCCAGCAGTCGGACCACGGCACCACCGATTATGCCTCGGACGATAAGGCATGGTCGCCGCGCGTGGGCGTGGTGTTCAAGCCAGTGCCGAACGTCTCGCTGTTCGCCGACTTCACTCGTTCGTTCCAGTCCAAGCCCGAGCCGACCATCGACGGCAAGCCGATTGATCCGGAAAAGGGCAAGCAGTACGAAGCGGGCATCAAGGCCGAACTGTTCGGCGGCCGCCTCGCCTTCACGCTGTCGGTCTACCAGCTGACGCGTGAGAACGTGACGCAGCAGGACCCCAACAACGTCGGCTACAACATCAACGCTGGGGTGCAGCGCTCGCAGGGCGTCGAGTTCGACATGTCCGGCGCGATCACGCCGAGCATCAAGATCATCGCCAACGCGGCTTACACAGACGCCACCGTGCGCTCCTCCACCGACTATGCCAGGGGCAACAAGCTTATCGGCGTGCCCAAATGGAGCGGCAGCCTGTGGGTGACGCTGGAGCCCGTGGACGGTCCGCTCAGCCGCTTCGGTTTTGGCGGCGGCGTAATTGCAGCAAGCAATCGCATGGGCAATCTGGAGAACAGCTTCTCGGTCGGTGGCTACACCCGCTTCGATTCCAGCCTGTGGTACAAGCTGGCCGACAAGGTGCGCCTGACGGTGAACGTCAAAAATATCACTAATGAGTACTACATCTCCAGTACCGTTTCGCGGGCGCAGATCACGCCGGGCGAGGGTCGCAGCTTCCTCCTCGGCCTGAGCGGAGGGTTCTGA
- a CDS encoding PstS family phosphate ABC transporter substrate-binding protein — MPLLTQGTIALAIIPREMTVIERAAVRRFSGGLPLAVPAMQGLYLYARCDKDGAVDERVKPLLQALFSDDGQARVKAALAMYKPLDAAALADARERIASLRGISIPQRGPGYVAPDGSLSIIGSDTLTTIMPDMLAAYSRQAPQVRFTADLRGSSTAIPALTAGTTIFAPMGRELWENDLDGFRQVKGYNPVRIRIAYASHGPRAGGKTPPAIYVNARNPLAGMSMTQVKRVFAAGAPGGDIADWSKLGGTAGPIHVYGARDDGGFGSAMRASKLDGLPFSARYQAMPNGKAILAAIASDPQGVGYATWIDAGEAPAGVRVLPLSAREGGPYVLPRAGADRGAWPISYFLNIYVDKAPGKPLDPVAKGLLRFLLSDEGQAIIARHGEEDDGYVPLDWNDLAAERAIVVGL; from the coding sequence ATGCCGCTACTGACGCAAGGGACCATCGCGCTCGCCATAATCCCCCGCGAGATGACCGTGATCGAGCGCGCCGCAGTCCGCCGCTTTTCTGGCGGACTGCCGCTGGCGGTGCCCGCCATGCAGGGGCTTTACCTTTACGCCCGCTGCGACAAGGATGGCGCCGTCGATGAACGGGTGAAGCCGTTACTGCAGGCGCTGTTCTCGGACGACGGACAGGCGCGAGTGAAAGCGGCGTTGGCGATGTACAAGCCGCTCGATGCCGCCGCGCTGGCGGATGCGCGGGAACGGATCGCAAGCCTGCGCGGGATCTCGATCCCGCAGCGCGGACCGGGCTACGTCGCACCGGACGGCAGCCTGTCGATCATCGGCAGCGATACACTGACGACGATCATGCCCGACATGCTCGCCGCCTATTCGCGCCAAGCGCCCCAGGTCCGGTTCACTGCCGACTTGCGCGGCTCCTCCACCGCCATCCCTGCGCTGACCGCTGGAACCACGATCTTCGCGCCGATGGGCCGCGAGCTGTGGGAGAACGACCTAGACGGCTTCCGGCAGGTAAAGGGCTACAATCCGGTGCGCATCCGCATCGCCTATGCCAGCCACGGCCCCCGCGCGGGCGGCAAGACACCGCCCGCGATCTACGTCAACGCGCGCAACCCGCTTGCCGGAATGTCGATGACACAAGTGAAGCGCGTCTTCGCAGCCGGAGCACCGGGCGGCGACATTGCCGACTGGTCGAAGCTGGGCGGCACGGCGGGCCCGATCCACGTCTATGGCGCGCGCGACGATGGCGGGTTCGGCTCGGCAATGCGCGCGTCGAAGCTGGACGGGCTGCCGTTCAGCGCCCGCTACCAGGCGATGCCAAACGGCAAAGCGATCCTCGCCGCCATCGCGTCCGACCCGCAGGGGGTCGGCTATGCGACGTGGATCGATGCGGGTGAGGCTCCGGCCGGCGTACGCGTCCTGCCGCTGTCCGCACGCGAAGGCGGCCCCTACGTCCTGCCCCGGGCGGGAGCGGATCGGGGGGCGTGGCCGATATCGTACTTCCTCAACATCTACGTTGACAAGGCGCCGGGCAAACCACTCGACCCGGTGGCTAAGGGCCTGCTGCGCTTCCTGCTCTCGGACGAAGGACAGGCGATCATCGCCCGCCATGGCGAA